A genomic window from Silene latifolia isolate original U9 population chromosome Y, ASM4854445v1, whole genome shotgun sequence includes:
- the LOC141632732 gene encoding uncharacterized protein LOC141632732 encodes MEEAAPESYADLPFIDEIAGVDLPKKFVIPSMRTYDGTSDPQNHVAFYKQKMLVASIPSEFRQVCMCKGFGTTLTGPALQWYINLPNGSIKSFADLFNTFNQQFTISRELEKRSSDLYWITQIKYESLRSFLARFNKEKVSITRCDIGIAVEAFRQGLLPNSDLYVELTKYLCHSFEDVPAKTLAYIRLEEDKSYMFGGSCNSKDYDKPNRKSGGMSKNYRSGPYTRPDQSEVNLTQEQQGLIKRPDNLGPVVRWPKK; translated from the exons atggaagaagctgccccagAGAGTTATGCTGACTTACCCTTCATAGACGAGATAGCTGGAGTAGATCTTCCCAAGAAATTCGTGATTCCATCTATGAGAACCTATGATGGAACCTCAGATCCGCAAAACCATGTGGCCTTctacaaacaaaaaatgttggttGCATCTATTCCCAGTGAGTTTAGGCaggtttgcatgtgcaagggatttggaaccaCCCTGACTGGTCCTGCACTGCAATGGTATAttaacctgccaaatggaagtatcaagtcctttgctgacctgtTCAATACATTCAATCAACAGTTCACCATCAGCAGGGAATTGGAAAAACGCTCAAGTGACCTATACTGGATTACCCAGATAAAATATGAGAGCCTCAGAAGCTTCCTTGCTAGGttcaacaaggaaaaagtatCAATAACCAGGTGTGACATCGGCATAGcagtggaagctttcaggcagggATTGCTACCCAACAGTGATCTTTATGTTGAATTAACTAAGTATCTTTGTCACTCCTTCGAAGACGTCCCGGCAAAGACGCTTGCCTACATTAGGCTAGAGGAAGACAAGAGTTACATGTTTGGAGGGTCCTGCAATTCAAAAGACTATGATAAGCCGAACAGGAAAAGTGGTGGCATGAGCAAAAACTACAGAAGTGGTCCATATACCAGGCCTGATCAATCAGAAGTCAACTTGACACAAGAACAGCAAG GTTTGATCAAGCGACCGGACAACCTGGGGCCAGTAGTCAGGTGGCCCAAGAAGTAA